A window of Quercus robur chromosome 12, dhQueRobu3.1, whole genome shotgun sequence genomic DNA:
ATCTTATCCAAGTAGAGCCCAGGTTCTCTCATCTACACTAAGAAAAATAGATATCTGAAACAAACCCACCAAGCCATTTTGCTCAGCAATAATGTCTACTGCCACAAAACTTGAAGAGAACCCAAGTAAGAAAACCTTTCAAACACCTTCATCTCCCCCACCTCTAACTCAAAAATGGCCAGCTAGCTTATCAAAGATTATGCTTTCGGAGCTAAAAGCGCAAAGGGGAATTGCTGTTCCATTGGTAGCAATGAATTTGACATGGTTTGCAAAGATAGCAATCACAACAGCATTTTTAGGCAGGCTTGGGGAGCTCAAATTGGCAGGAGGTGCACTTGGGTTCACGTTTGCGAATGTCACAGGCTTCTCTGTCTTGAACGGCCTCTGTGGCGCCATGGAACCCATATGTGGTCAAGCTTACGGAGCCAAAAACTTTAAACTCCTTCACAAGACCCTTCTCATGGCAATCTTCTTATTACTACTTACCACACTACCTATAACTTTCTTGTGGCTCAACGTTGATAAAATTCTCATTTATTTTGGCCAACAAAAAGACATTTCAATTGTGGCAAAGACCTATCTCTTCTATCTCCTTCCTGATTTGGTAATCACTTCATTTCTATGTCCACTCAAAGCCTACTTGAGCTCACAGAGTATAACTGTTCCTATAATGTTTAGCTCGGCTCTAGCTCTAGCTGTTCACATTCCTATCAATATATTTCTCGCAAAAGTTAAGGGTCTTGAGGGAGTTTCAATGGCAATTTGGATCACTGATCTCATGGTAGTGATTCTACTTGCCTTATATGTGTTTGTAATGGAAAATAGTAGAGAGAGAGGGTGGAAGGAAGGTGGGTGGTGTGAACAAAGCATTAGTGACTGGCTAAGGTTGATCAAGCTCTGCGGGCCTTGTTGCCTTACCGCCTGCCTTGAATGGTGGTGTTATGAGATTTTAGTCTTGCTCACAGGGAGGCTAGGGAATGCAAAGCAGGCTGTTGGAGTGTTAGCAATTGTGCTAAACTTTGATTACTTGCTTTACTCTGTGATGTTATCATTGGCAACATGTGCATCCACCCGTGTGTCGAATGAGCTTGGCGCAAACCATGCCGGTCCTGCGTACCAGTCGGCATATGTGTCTCTGGGAGTGAGCATCGTAGCCGGTTGCATAGGTGGTGCAGTGATGGTAGCAGCCAGAGGAATATGGGGGCCTCTGTTTAGCCATGATAAGGGGACTATAAGATGTGTAAAGAAGATGATGTTGCTAATGGCTTTGGTGGAAGTAGTGAATTTTCCATTAGCAGTATGTGGAGGAATTGTCCGGGGAACAGCTAGGCCATGGTTGGGTATGTATGCCAACCTTGGTGGGTTCTACCTTCTAGCTTTACCCTTAGGTGTGCTTTTAGCCTTTAAGGCCGCACTTGGACTTGGTGGGCTGTTGATTGGTTTCTTTTTGGGAATGGTAGCTTGCTTGGTTTTACTATTGGTCTTTGTCATAAGGATCGACTGGGATGAAGAAGCGGGCAAGGCACAATTACTAGCTCGTGATGTGGACATTGTTAAGGAAGATGAAAACCACTCAATTGTAGAGACAGGTAAAACTGCCCAAGTATGAGAATAACTGAAGttgtaaccatttttttttttttcgccttTAGCATCAAAACATATGCTAAAAAATAATCAAGTGAATAGGTTCAATTGAAAATATATGACCCCATAAAACATTGCTGCAAAGTGCAGACTCCTATACTTGGGCACATTGCAGACCAATGTCTATTGCGGTCCTTATGTAGTAATCCTACGCAATGATTTGGAATCCCAGTGTGAGACTTGCCTAGAGTGTTTCAGATCCTCGTTTCATTGTTCCCTCAAGGAAAAGCCCATTTCGTAACGAAACTGCTGGCAAGCGAGAAAGGTGTGACACAACAAGAAAATAAGTTATTGTCATAATTAAGACTCATAACACTAACCTAACCGGCAAACTCCATCACATGCCCTTAACAATTTTTCACGCAAAAGCGTCCTCAATTTGGGACAATGGAAACATTAGGCATTCAATAAAAATTGTATCCATATGAAGAACAACTTATATAGCTAGGCAATCTCAACAGGGAAGCAATCTGAGAAAGTCCTAATGGAAATGTCCATGACAGAACTTGCAActtcaaaagaaagaatagacaATATCATTGATCcatctccaaaaaaatatagaattacaagtatatatggtaacaaaaatcaaatgaatgtaTCAATTATCTACAAATCCAGGTTCAGAACTTAAGACTCCAGCTCTTTGGCTTTCTCATCATTAAAGCCATTATCTTATGAACTGGTGATTCAATTACTTCAGACCATATGCCAAGAAGTAGATGAGATGTCGTAATTTCCCCAACATCAACTGCAGGTCACAAGTCAATGAAGCAGTAAAGGATAAGAATTCTGATTTGAACAACTATGGATCAACGGGCTCTGATGGtaccgaaaacaataccaccaatgagtcacacgttcctcgtacgatcactaatggcacctgcacaacgaaaaaagaataacctagcggggagtaccggtgtggtaccggccaagtaccctccgaaggtcaaattagaattattctcactgctctagagtgctagagagggtaaattacgcgtaccttggtttgtgagggtgcttgggtttttatagtagagagggctgaccctcttttccttggagtagaagtcttttccttatcggAGTCTTCctgggcgtattttacgggatcctttccatataggagtccttaggttccatgaaacgtggggagcaagttatttatttgtacatgtaaatgtgtagaataggcgtttcatagactgacgccgtcagtcTATGCATCCCGTCAGTCTACACATATCCTATGACCTTCAGGACGTTCGTCTTTGTGTCCTTTTGCCTTAGGTCACCGTCAGCCTAGAAGGTATGCTGACGGCAATAACGTCTCGTCACCATTGCAAGGCATTCACCGTCTCCTTTGTTAAGTATGTGCCGTCAGTCTCTTTTTAGGTCTTCACCGTCGCTCTTGTCCGTTATGTACCGTCACGCTGGCCAGcataattttatcctcatcatttgccccctactccataacTCCGTCACCCTCTGTACTGACGGGCTATGGAGtttgttttttcaaaagagGCAGAAACATCGTTTGCGTGGATCTGAGCATTTAATGCCTTGGACAGGTGGCTCGTTCCCATTGGCCTCACTTTTGACGAGatgtcgcttcgtcttccgcgccatttttttccatatataaacaGCGTTTCCAGTCACTTTTTTCACTATTTCATCCTTGCTGAACTTGTGGAGAGACAGACCGTCGATCACCTTCCGTCAGCTTTAACTTCCGTCAGCTTATCCGTTGCTGTAGCCGTCCAGAGGGCTTCCATACCGGTAAGTTTTCAtcctctctccttctctttatTTTTGCCTCATTAGTGAGGCCGTCAGCCTAGGTATTTAGTTTGaacccgtcacttgtaggtagtcagatgtcgagtgacgcgtcttgtgacgagtcgtcagtccgcgaaggagcgggctacgacgagacCTTTGGCTCCGGAAACGAGTCGGACTTCTCCCTCCCGTCAGAGAGAGAGTCGTCAGCCCAATCTCCTGACGGCAATGAGAGTTTTGCTGAGGGAGAAGATGAGGGAAGAGGGGATGAAAATGACGGGGGTGGAATGGATATTGACGGAGGAAATAGTGACGGGGAGGAGAGATCCAGTGAAGGAACTTCGGAGGGTACCGTAGataaccgtcccttcattctTCCTGAGGATTGGGCCGTCAACAGATTTTTGCCTGGGATGAGTGGTAAAGTTTTTAGGGAGTTACGGATCCGTTATCAGATCCCAGACCACATCCCCCTCCGTCTCCCTAGAGAGGGTGAGAGGTGTTACTCCGGGCGGACAG
This region includes:
- the LOC126709345 gene encoding protein DETOXIFICATION 56; translated protein: MSTATKLEENPSKKTFQTPSSPPPLTQKWPASLSKIMLSELKAQRGIAVPLVAMNLTWFAKIAITTAFLGRLGELKLAGGALGFTFANVTGFSVLNGLCGAMEPICGQAYGAKNFKLLHKTLLMAIFLLLLTTLPITFLWLNVDKILIYFGQQKDISIVAKTYLFYLLPDLVITSFLCPLKAYLSSQSITVPIMFSSALALAVHIPINIFLAKVKGLEGVSMAIWITDLMVVILLALYVFVMENSRERGWKEGGWCEQSISDWLRLIKLCGPCCLTACLEWWCYEILVLLTGRLGNAKQAVGVLAIVLNFDYLLYSVMLSLATCASTRVSNELGANHAGPAYQSAYVSLGVSIVAGCIGGAVMVAARGIWGPLFSHDKGTIRCVKKMMLLMALVEVVNFPLAVCGGIVRGTARPWLGMYANLGGFYLLALPLGVLLAFKAALGLGGLLIGFFLGMVACLVLLLVFVIRIDWDEEAGKAQLLARDVDIVKEDENHSIVETGKTAQV